The DNA segment TATTACGACTTTCGGACGCATTGCTGCTCAGGAAGCCGTGAAATCGCTCGATTAATAGGTTTCAATAATGAAAGAAAGGGGAGGGAGAAACCATGCGTAGATCAGTTAAGAATGTAGGAGCGGCCATGATAGCAGCATTATTTATACTGGCTGGTTGCTCGAGCAGTGGCGGGCAATATATCGATGGAATATATGAGGGCAGCGCTCAAGGGGCCAAAAGCGAAATCAAGGTCTCCGTTGAAGTAAAGGGAGAGAAGATCAGCAAGATCGAAATTGTTGAGCATGGCGAAACGCAAAGCATTGTTGATGCAGCCATTGAAACGACGATTCCGGAAATCATTAAGGAACAATCTACGGAGGATATAGATGTTATATCCGGCGCCTCCAAATCGAGCGAGGCAGTTGTACAAGCGGTGGAAAGCGCGCTTAGCAACGCAAAAAAATAACATCAATCTTAACAAAGGGCACCCAATATCGTTTTCCAACGATAGGGTGCCCTTGTATTGTAAGCAGTCGCGATGTTTATTGGCTAATGGTCGCTGTGATTTCCTCATCCAGCTCTAAGGTGATATCATCCTTAAATGCCCGGATGCCGTATTCCTTGAATACATATTGCATGATCGCCTCAATGATATTCAGCTCGATCAAGTAGCGGCTGCGTCCATTAGCCCATACCTCTCCAGTATAACCTGTATCTTCATCCCAGCTCAGTTCTACTTGGATATCGGTAGGACGCAAGCCGGTTCGATCTGCCGTATGAATGCAAATGGCGTTGATGATTTCATCCATGCTAAGAATCATAAGTTAATATCTTCCTCCACGGTTGTTGTAATCATCGTTGCGCGGACCTTGATAGGTTTGCACCTGTGGCTTCTTGAATCTACGGAAGAGGGCGATGGCTACGACGATGATTAAGTAGATGGCGAACAGGTTAACGGCCAGGCCGAGCAATTCGCCAAAGAAGCCCATGCCTCCGAACAGCCCGCCGAATAGAAGTCCGGCCAATCCACCGACCATCATCCCCTTCATAAAGCTGCCGCCGCCAAAAAATCCGGTTCTGTTATTGTTCACTCCGTTCGTCGTAGAAGTGGACTTGTTCGTCGTGTTGGATTCCGATTTGTTTACTGTGCTTGATTTCTTCGGCGTGTTAGTATAGCTCCGCGGGCCGGATTTAAAGCCGCCACCACGTCTTGCATCGGCGAAATCTGTAGCTGTGAATGCAAAGAATAATGTGAAGACCATAGCGAGCAGTGTCATTTTTTTGAACATACCTAGAGTAAACCTCCTACTGTAAATGTGTGTTTATATAAGAGTATATACGAAATTCCTGAATAATAGTTTCAATTTTTAAAAGAAAGAATCATTTGTATAAAGTACCAATTAATTTTGCATCCTACACAATAAGAAACTGCCTAACCAGCAGATTCAATACATGCCGTAGGAAGGCGAAGGCAGGTGCTTACAGATGGGTGAAAAGAACATTCTCGCTTATTTTAAAAGCCCGGAAGAAGCGGAGGGGGCAGCTCGAAAGCTGCAGGCCCTTCGGGTGGTTGATTTATCCATCGATCGCTTTAGTAAATATCCCGGGGAAGGCTATGATCCCTTGAATCCGATCACCGGCAAAATATCCAGTCTGGCAGCAGTTACACAGGATGGGGAAATAACCAATCCATCGGCAGGTATTTTGGCGGCCGCAGATCCCGCTGCAAGCGGGATGAGCCATGGGGGCCAGGGAGGGCCGACAGGCCATGATATTCTACTCACAGTCGTCGTGGACGAGTCGAGCCATCATCAAGCTCTGCGCATCATTGAAGAAGTAGGCGGCATAACGTAGTCGCAAATATTCGAAGGAGGACAAGAGATCATGAGCGAGCACAAGCGGGACGCAAAACGTCCTTACTCAGCGAAAATATCCGGATCATCCGTTGGACACAATGAGGATGTAGAATTTTCGGAAGAACTGGCCGATCAGGAGGACTGGGAAGCGCTGGAGCGCAGTGAGCGGGCAGATCGTCGTCAACAACAGCGCCGCTAATTGCAGCAATATATAGACGTAAAGAGCAAAAGACCTTATTTGCGGTCTTTTGCTTTTTCTTCTTTATGGATTATATGACCAGCTTCATATCTTATGTAATTGACCGCTGAAAAATGGATTGACAGCATGTTGTCGGCCTTTTAACTTCAAAGCATATAGTCAGGAGGAAAAAGATGATGGACACGATCAAAATAGGTATTATCGGTGCTGGACAAATCGGCAAAGCGCATCTGGAAGAGTACGTAAATATTCCAGGCGTCGAGGTTATTGCTATATGTGATATAAATCTTGATGAGGCTAAGCGGGTGGCGGCCAAGTACAGCGTATCCAAGGTTTATACCGACTACCGGGAAATGCTCCAGCAGCAAAAGCTTGATGCCATCGATGTATGTCTTCATAACAACTATCATATGCCGGTGACAATAGCAGCTCTAGAGGCTGGCATGCATGTATATTGCGAGAAGCCGATCGCGGGCTCTTATGCCGATGGTCTGAAAATGCTGGAGACCGCTAAGGCTTGCGGCAAGCTGCTGCATATTCAATTAGCGCATCTCTTTCATATCGAGACAAGGGTCGCCAAACAATTAATTGATGCAGGCAAGCTAGGCAAGCTGTATCATGCCAGATCCACAGGATTTCGGCGTCGCAACCGACCTTATATCGATGGCTATGGCTCTGCGGCGTTTACGAGGAAAGAAACCGCTGGTGGTGGAGCTTTATACGATATGGGGGTATACCATATTGCCCGCATGCTCTATTTGATGGGCAATCCGAAAGTAGAGCGGATCGTCGGACGCACGTATCAAGAAATGGCGATGGATGAGGAGCGCAGACTTCGTTCCGGATTCGATGTCGAGGAGATGGCCGCTGGATTAGTCTGCCTGGAGGGCGGAATAACGCTGGATATTATCGAGTCCTGGGCGCTGCAGCTCGGCGGCTTGGAGGGCAGCGCGATCGTCGGATCGGAAGGCGGAATCCGCTTGTCTGGAGCTGTGTCGGACAGGGAAAAGCACGGCTTCAGCTTCCACACGACCATCGCCGATTTGGACATGGATTGCACGATAAATTTGGAGCGGGCAGAGTGGCGGCAGCGGATGCTAAGTCGTTATCCAGATGCCTATATCTCTTCTCAGCACCATTGGATTGCAGCCCTACAAGGACAGGTGGCGTTGCTGCCCACGGCAGATATCGCACTCAATACTATGCTAATCAGCGAAGGGCTGTATTACTCTCAACAAATAGGGCGTGAAGTAAGTGCGGAGGAGGTCATACAAGCCTCCAAATCGACTTCAATCGTGCTCTAGCCGCTGTTATATCGGCTTTTTGTTTCCCTTGGTATTATATAGTACAATAAAGGGTATGCGTAGGAACTGAGGAGGATAAAGCAAGATGATCTGGAAGGAAATAACTATAGATACAACAGAAGAAGCAGTAGAGATGATTACCAACTTTTTACATGAAGCGGGAGCTGGTGGTGTAACCATTGAGGAATATGTGGATAACGACAAGCCTAGAGATACCTCCTTGGGACAATGGTTTGAGATTCCTCCCAATGACATTCCTGAGGGAGAGGCTAGAATCAGCGGTTATTTCCCGGATGGGACGGACATAGATTCGGTAATAGCTACCGTGAAGGAACGAATTGCAGAGCTTGCTGAATATGATATCGATGCAGGCCGTGCGAATATTGCCGTGAAGGATGTAAGCGAGGATGACTGGGCAAATAACTGGAAGCAATATTTCAAGCCGATCCGGGTGTCAGAGCAATTGACGATCAAGCCTACCTGGGAGGAGTATGCGCCCGAATCCGAAAAAGAGAAGATCATCGAGCTTGATCCGGGAATGGCCTTCGGAACGGGTACACATCCGACGACATCGCTTTGTTTGCGCACGCTTGAAGGCGTTATCCAGCAAGGGGATGAAGTTATTGACGTTGGGACAGGCTCCGGGATACTTGCCATCGGTGCAAGCAAGCTCGGCGCAGCCCATGTTCTTGCGTTAGATTTAGATCCGGTAGCTGTCTCCAGTGCTTTGGAGAATACGCGACTGAATGGCCTTGAGGATCGGATTACTGTTGTAGAGAGTGATCTGTTATCCGTTTTGAAGCAGGAGGCGGGAGCAGAGCTTAACGTTAAGCTGCCGGTTCGTGTTGTTGTTGCTAATATATTGGCGGAAATCATATTATTGTTCATCGACGATGTCTATGAGGCGCTGCAGCCTGGCGGTTATTATATTGCCTCGGGGATTTACAAGAACAAAGAACAAGCCGTGGAGGAAGCTCTGCTTGCCGCGGGATTTGAGATCAAGGAAACAGCCAGGGAAGAAGAGTGGGTTGCTTTCGTGGCGAGAAAGAGGTAGCCATTCATGGATTTCCTAAATCAGATATTGCGTGTTCCTTTAGATCAGCTGCCCTATTTATTAATTTCGCTGATCATTGCATTTACCGTTCATGAATTTGCCCATGCTTATTTCGCCAACAAGTTTGGTGATCCGACGGCGAGGCTGCAGGGGCGGGTGACGCTTAACCCCGTTGTCCATTTCGATCTGCTCGGAGTGATCTTTCTTCTGATTGCGGGGTTTGGCTGGGCAAGGCCGGTACCCGTCAACCGGGACAATTTTGATAGGCCGCGGCAAATGGGGATTATTGTATCCGCGGCAGGGCCGCTCAGTAACTTGCTGCTCGGCTTTCTCGGAACGATGATTTATACCGCGCTATCTCAATTCGGCATGTTAAACATGATCTCGAACGAAATTTTGTTTATTGCGGTACATAATTTTTTTGGCTATTTTATTATTTTGAATTTTTTTCTATTCTTATTCAACTTAGTACCGTTGCCTCCACTGGATGGCTATCGTCTACTGGAGGATATTGTGCCTGACCACGTTAGAATTAAACTGAAGCAGGTTGAACACTGGTCTATTTTAATATTTTTAGTCATTTTGATCGTTCCGCCGCTTCGGAATATTACGATAGAGCCACTTTGGGACGTAGCAAAACTGATTTATTTCCAATTCGCAAATTTCTTCATTATACTGTTTGGCGGTTAAAATCCCTCCTTTGTTTCGGGTAATAAGTACTGGAATCCATAAATCAAAAGTTGTATGATGTTCTTTGGTGATAAAGGTGAGGTTGATGATAAATGCAGCGCTATTTTATTGATCCCGAACAATTTGGGGACAAGATGGTAAGCATAACCGGCGAAGACGCTCGTCATATCGGCAAAGTGATGCGATCCAAGCCTGAAGATAAGCTGATAGTCAGTGACGGGCTGGCGAGGGAAGCGCTTGTCGAGATCGTAGAGATCGAAGCGCAGCAGGTGACTGCCCGCATCATTGAAATGCTCGAGGCCACCGGTGAGCCGCGCGTTCAGGTTACGTTGGCCCAGAGTCTGCCGAAAGGCGATAAGATGGAGATAGTGATTCAGAAATGCACAGAAATCGGCGCTTCTTCCTTCCTGCCTTTTATGTCGGAACGGACGGTTGTCCAATACGATCCAAAGAAAGAAGAGAAGCGGATGGCCCGCTGGCGTAAAATTGCCAAAGAAGCGGCGGAGCAGGCCCATCGCAGTAAAATTCCAGCGATTGAAGCACCTGTATCTTGGAAGGAACTGCTGGCGAAACTGCCTGAATATGAGCTCGCTTGTGTATGCTATGAGAAGGAGCACGGCCAGCAGTTGCGGGACGTGCTAAAGCCTTTTTTCCAGCGTCTAGGGGATAAGGCGCCTTCAAGGGTGATGATCGTAGTCGGACCCGAAGGCGGTTTCGCAGAGCAAGAGATTGAGCAATTAGAAGCGGCGGGTGCCGTAACCGTAGGCTTGGGCCGAAGAATATTAAGGACAGAGACAGCCGGAATGGCCGCTTTAACTTGCATCATGTATGAAACTGGAGAAATGGGGGAGATTTGAACAATGCCATCCGTTGCTTTTTACACACTCGGCTGCAAAGTCAACTTCTATGATACAGAAGCTATATGGCAGCTTTTCAAAAACGAAGGCTACGAGCAGGTCGATTTCGAACAGACCGCCGATGTATATCTAATAAATACTTGTACAGTCACCAACACAGGGGATAAGAAATCGCGGCAAATTATTCGCCGTGCGATTCGGCGTAATCCCGATGCCATTATTGCGGTTACCGGCTGCTACGCCCAGACATCGCCGGCTGAAATATTGGATATCCCTGGGGTTGATCTTGTTATCGGTACACAGGATCGCGAGAAAATTATGCCCCTAATCGGACAGCTTCAGCAGCAGCGTCTACCTATTAATGCTGTCCGCAATATTATGAAAACTCGAGATTTTGAAGAACTGGATGTGCCGGATTTCGCAGACCGTACGCGCGCTTTTCTTAAAATCCAGGAAGGCTGCAATAACTTCTGTACATTCTGTATCATTCCATGGTCACGAGGATTGTCCCGCAGCCGTGATCCACAGAGTGTCGTGAATCAGGCAAGGCAGCTTGTTGCTGCCGGTTATAAGGAAATCGTACTAACCGGTATTCATACCGGAGGATACGGAGATGATCTGGAAAACTACCGTTTATCCGATCTGCTCTGGGAGCTGGACAAGGTCGAAGGACTAGAGCGGGTAAGAATCAGCTCCATTGAAGCGAGTCAAATTGATGAGAAAATGCTTGAAGTGTTGAAGGGCTCCAGCAAAATGTGCCGGCACTTCCATATTCCGCTGCAAGCAGGCAGCAATGAAGTGCTTAAACGGATGAGACGTAAATACACGATTGAAGAATTTGAGCAAAAGATCAAAATGATCCGTGATTTCATGCCGGATGTGGCCATTACGACGGATATTATTGTTGGCTTCCCAGGGGAGACTGATGAATTGTTCCGGGAAGGCTTCGAAGCGATTAAGCGCATCGGCTTCTCTGAGATGCATGTGTTTCCTTATTCCAAACGGACAGGTACACCTGCGGCGCGGATGGAAGATCAGGTAGACGAGGAAGTGAAGCACGCTCGCGTGCATGAATTGATCGATCTATCGGAAACGATGCAGCTGGCATATGCGCAGAATTTCATCGGGCAAGTGTTGGATATTATTCCGGAGAAGGATGAAAAGGGCGTGTCCGGCGAAGGGTATGCTACTGGATTCAGTGACAACTATTTGCAGGTTCGCTTCGAGGCTCCGGGGGACTTGACCGGGAAAGTATGCCGGGTGAAGCTGACGGAAGCCGGCGTTAATACTTGTGAGGGTCAGCTTGTGCGCATTTTGGAAGATACTCCGAAAGCATTGGCTTAATGGAGGATCATACAGTTAATCATATATTTATCTTCAAGGATTTCACCCCGAAGGGGTGAAGTCCTTGTTGTCCATTGTGGGTGTTATCCCGGGTATGGGGCAAGCAGAGAAGCATGTTTACATAAATGATGTTCCAGGATTAAGGAGGGGTAATGTCATGCCGTCGAAACAAATATCCGCAGGAGGCATCGTCTACCGCAAAGAAGCGGGACAACTGCAAATTCAATTAATAACGGACCGATACGGCAAAATTTCGTTTGCTAAAGGGAAAAGGGAAAACGGAGAGACCATTGAACAAACCGCGCTCCGTGAAATACGGGAGGAAACCGGAATTGTCGGCCGCATCGTCGAACCTATTGATATTATAGCCTATACTTATCATCATCCCCAGCTAGGAGATATTCAAAAAGAAGTGCATTATTATCTTGTAGCAAGCGAAGGCGGCACTCTAAAGCCGCAAACAGAAGAGATTCGCAGTGTAGCCTGGTATGAACCAGAAGTCGCTTGGGAAAGACAATGCAATGCCGGATATGATAATAATGATTTTATTTTAAAAAAGGCGCTTAAATTGTTAGGTGTCCGCATTTAGTCTCTCATTTTAGTCTCGTATTTTGGCGGACGAGATCACTGTTGCCGGTGGGGTGGAATATTCAGGCGGCGAGGTGTTGGCCCGCCCCATCTCGACCATACAGGCAAGTAACAAAAAGGGAGTGCGAGCAATGAACAGGCGACGTTAAAAATCGTCTGCGTATGCGCGATCTGAGAAGCTGGATTACTACTCATCCAGACTGCCGCTGCTTCCAGCCACGGAATTAAGGGCATGAACAGAAATGCGCCAAGAACATTCAGTATTACGTGTGACCAGGCGACAAAACGTCCTGACCGCGAACTGCCGATCGCTGCGATCAGTGGAGTGATGCATGTGCCTACATTGGAGCCAAGCACCATGGCTATGCCGAACTCAATGGGCAGGGTACCTGTAGCAACAAGTCCCATTGTCATGGCAATGACGGCAGCGCTGCTATGGATGAGTGCAGTGAGAAGCCCGCCGGCAATAGCTCCCCATAGGAGGCTGTCGTCTGCATGCTCTAGCAGCCATGCGATTACACCTCGCTGATCTAGCGCGGGGCCGATTGATTGCATCCACTTAATCGCAATCATGATCAGGCTGAAGCCGAATACAGCCAGCGAGCCGAATTGCAGCGGTTTTAATAATTGGGCCCAGGGGGCATCAGTCCGCTGGCGGGGCAGGGCCTCTTCGCTTATTACGGCAGCAGCCCAAACGATAAGCGAGCCGATCAGCAGTGGGATACCTAGACGCGAAATATTTAGAGCGATCAATTCGGTGGTTAGGCAGGTTCCGATATTGCCGCCGAGAATGATGCCGAGTGTCCGGCCGTAAGATAACAGTCCGGCATTAACGAGTCCAATCGTCATGACCGTTATCGCCGTACTGCTCTGCAGTACCGCAGTTACGAACGTGCTGGACAGTAAGCCCGTCCAGGGCGTGCGCGTCGAGGCCTGAAGCAGCTTGATTAATCTAGGGCCGGCCCACGCTTGTAATGAAGCTTCCATGATTTTCATGCCAAGCATAAATAAGGCGAATCCGAACGTCGCTGGGAACACAATTTCGTGAAACATGAGCTCCCTCCTCTGAGATAAAGCTGTACAAGTTACATATATGCCAGGCCGGTGGCTCTCATGCCCGAAGGCGGTCTTTCTCCATTTGGTTATCTATGAAGGATTGCTGGCCGTATGCCTGAGCCTCGGGGAGATGCGATTTAATAATAAGAGGAGTTGGTCAGCTTGCCATCAGTCATTTTGCAACGAAGCCGTAAAAAGCGGCTGGAACAAGGACATCCCTGGATTTTCAACAATGAAATTGAGAGAGTCGAAGGAGATCCTGAGCCGGGGAGCTTAGTCGCTGTACGGGATTGGAGAGGGAAATTTCTGGCGACCGGGTACTACAACCCTGCCTCTCAAATAACGGTGCGGGTCGTATCCTATCAGCCGCTGGAAGCGATGGATGTTGCTTTTTTTACGCAGCGCTTTGAACAATGCTTGGCGCATCGCAGAAGATTTGTACAGGAGGATGCCTACCGGTTCGTGTATGGAGAGGCTGATTTTTTGCCGGGTCTTATTGTTGATCGGTTTGGTGATGTGCTCGTCGTTCAATTGCTTACACTCGGAATGGATCGCTGCCGTGATAGCATTGTACAGGCTCTGGTGTCCGTTCTTCGGCCTGCAGGCATTTATGAGCGCAGCGACGTAGCCATCCGTGCGATGGAAGGCTTGGAAGAGATCAAAGGACCGCTCTATGGCGATCCTCCGCAGCACGTAACGGTTAAGGAGAATGGGCTTTTGATTCAAGTGGATATTTGGCAGGGGCAGAAGACGGGATACTTCTTTGACCAGCGCGAGAATCGCGCCTCGATCGAGCCTTTAATGACGGGCTGGGGAGAGTGGAGCGGCGTGACGATGCAGCAGCTGCCGGCCGACGGCGGAGGCTTCCGCATGGCTCCGGTGAATCGGAAGGGCAAGGAGGTTACCTTCCCGTATTGGGATGGAGCGACAGTGCTGGAATGCTTCTCCCACACCGGGAGTTTTACGCTGCATGCCTGCAAGTATGGCGCAAAGAAAGTGACCTGCCTCGACATTTCCGAGCACGCAATTCAAAGCGCCCGGGAAAATGTCAGGCTGAACGGATTTGAAGACCGTGTGGAATTCGTCGTCGCCGATGCTTTCGAGTATTTGCGCAGCCAGGTCAAGGGGTTGGATGAGCGGCGTGAACGTGCGGCTGATGATGGAAAAGTAGACACTTCGCTCCCGATGACGGCTGGCGGAGGGAGAACCTGGGATGTCGTCATTCTTGATCCGCCTGCCTTTGCCAAGACAAAGGGGGCCGTTAAAGGGGCGTGCAGAGGATATAAAGACATTAACTTGCACGGACTGAAGCTGGTTAATGAGGGAGGTTACCTAGTCACGGCTAGCTGCTCTTACCATATGAAGCCGGAGCTGTTCCTGCAAACCATTCAGGATGCCGCCGTGGATGCCGGTAAGCTGTTAAGACTGATCGATTGGCGAGCCGCCGGGAAAGATCACCCGCAAATTCTGGGCGTCAATGAAGGACACTATTTGAAATTTGCAATTTTTGA comes from the Paenibacillus lentus genome and includes:
- a CDS encoding FMN-binding protein, coding for MRRSVKNVGAAMIAALFILAGCSSSGGQYIDGIYEGSAQGAKSEIKVSVEVKGEKISKIEIVEHGETQSIVDAAIETTIPEIIKEQSTEDIDVISGASKSSEAVVQAVESALSNAKK
- a CDS encoding YxcD family protein, which codes for MILSMDEIINAICIHTADRTGLRPTDIQVELSWDEDTGYTGEVWANGRSRYLIELNIIEAIMQYVFKEYGIRAFKDDITLELDEEITATISQ
- a CDS encoding YfhD family protein, with amino-acid sequence MSEHKRDAKRPYSAKISGSSVGHNEDVEFSEELADQEDWEALERSERADRRQQQRR
- a CDS encoding Gfo/Idh/MocA family oxidoreductase, with the translated sequence MMDTIKIGIIGAGQIGKAHLEEYVNIPGVEVIAICDINLDEAKRVAAKYSVSKVYTDYREMLQQQKLDAIDVCLHNNYHMPVTIAALEAGMHVYCEKPIAGSYADGLKMLETAKACGKLLHIQLAHLFHIETRVAKQLIDAGKLGKLYHARSTGFRRRNRPYIDGYGSAAFTRKETAGGGALYDMGVYHIARMLYLMGNPKVERIVGRTYQEMAMDEERRLRSGFDVEEMAAGLVCLEGGITLDIIESWALQLGGLEGSAIVGSEGGIRLSGAVSDREKHGFSFHTTIADLDMDCTINLERAEWRQRMLSRYPDAYISSQHHWIAALQGQVALLPTADIALNTMLISEGLYYSQQIGREVSAEEVIQASKSTSIVL
- the prmA gene encoding 50S ribosomal protein L11 methyltransferase, which translates into the protein MIWKEITIDTTEEAVEMITNFLHEAGAGGVTIEEYVDNDKPRDTSLGQWFEIPPNDIPEGEARISGYFPDGTDIDSVIATVKERIAELAEYDIDAGRANIAVKDVSEDDWANNWKQYFKPIRVSEQLTIKPTWEEYAPESEKEKIIELDPGMAFGTGTHPTTSLCLRTLEGVIQQGDEVIDVGTGSGILAIGASKLGAAHVLALDLDPVAVSSALENTRLNGLEDRITVVESDLLSVLKQEAGAELNVKLPVRVVVANILAEIILLFIDDVYEALQPGGYYIASGIYKNKEQAVEEALLAAGFEIKETAREEEWVAFVARKR
- a CDS encoding site-2 protease family protein; translated protein: MDFLNQILRVPLDQLPYLLISLIIAFTVHEFAHAYFANKFGDPTARLQGRVTLNPVVHFDLLGVIFLLIAGFGWARPVPVNRDNFDRPRQMGIIVSAAGPLSNLLLGFLGTMIYTALSQFGMLNMISNEILFIAVHNFFGYFIILNFFLFLFNLVPLPPLDGYRLLEDIVPDHVRIKLKQVEHWSILIFLVILIVPPLRNITIEPLWDVAKLIYFQFANFFIILFGG
- a CDS encoding 16S rRNA (uracil(1498)-N(3))-methyltransferase; the protein is MQRYFIDPEQFGDKMVSITGEDARHIGKVMRSKPEDKLIVSDGLAREALVEIVEIEAQQVTARIIEMLEATGEPRVQVTLAQSLPKGDKMEIVIQKCTEIGASSFLPFMSERTVVQYDPKKEEKRMARWRKIAKEAAEQAHRSKIPAIEAPVSWKELLAKLPEYELACVCYEKEHGQQLRDVLKPFFQRLGDKAPSRVMIVVGPEGGFAEQEIEQLEAAGAVTVGLGRRILRTETAGMAALTCIMYETGEMGEI
- the mtaB gene encoding tRNA (N(6)-L-threonylcarbamoyladenosine(37)-C(2))-methylthiotransferase MtaB, encoding MPSVAFYTLGCKVNFYDTEAIWQLFKNEGYEQVDFEQTADVYLINTCTVTNTGDKKSRQIIRRAIRRNPDAIIAVTGCYAQTSPAEILDIPGVDLVIGTQDREKIMPLIGQLQQQRLPINAVRNIMKTRDFEELDVPDFADRTRAFLKIQEGCNNFCTFCIIPWSRGLSRSRDPQSVVNQARQLVAAGYKEIVLTGIHTGGYGDDLENYRLSDLLWELDKVEGLERVRISSIEASQIDEKMLEVLKGSSKMCRHFHIPLQAGSNEVLKRMRRKYTIEEFEQKIKMIRDFMPDVAITTDIIVGFPGETDELFREGFEAIKRIGFSEMHVFPYSKRTGTPAARMEDQVDEEVKHARVHELIDLSETMQLAYAQNFIGQVLDIIPEKDEKGVSGEGYATGFSDNYLQVRFEAPGDLTGKVCRVKLTEAGVNTCEGQLVRILEDTPKALA
- a CDS encoding NUDIX hydrolase, with product MPSKQISAGGIVYRKEAGQLQIQLITDRYGKISFAKGKRENGETIEQTALREIREETGIVGRIVEPIDIIAYTYHHPQLGDIQKEVHYYLVASEGGTLKPQTEEIRSVAWYEPEVAWERQCNAGYDNNDFILKKALKLLGVRI
- a CDS encoding Na/Pi cotransporter family protein, with the translated sequence MFHEIVFPATFGFALFMLGMKIMEASLQAWAGPRLIKLLQASTRTPWTGLLSSTFVTAVLQSSTAITVMTIGLVNAGLLSYGRTLGIILGGNIGTCLTTELIALNISRLGIPLLIGSLIVWAAAVISEEALPRQRTDAPWAQLLKPLQFGSLAVFGFSLIMIAIKWMQSIGPALDQRGVIAWLLEHADDSLLWGAIAGGLLTALIHSSAAVIAMTMGLVATGTLPIEFGIAMVLGSNVGTCITPLIAAIGSSRSGRFVAWSHVILNVLGAFLFMPLIPWLEAAAVWMSSNPASQIAHTQTIFNVACSLLALPFCYLPVWSRWGGPTPRRLNIPPHRQQ
- a CDS encoding class I SAM-dependent rRNA methyltransferase, with the protein product MPSVILQRSRKKRLEQGHPWIFNNEIERVEGDPEPGSLVAVRDWRGKFLATGYYNPASQITVRVVSYQPLEAMDVAFFTQRFEQCLAHRRRFVQEDAYRFVYGEADFLPGLIVDRFGDVLVVQLLTLGMDRCRDSIVQALVSVLRPAGIYERSDVAIRAMEGLEEIKGPLYGDPPQHVTVKENGLLIQVDIWQGQKTGYFFDQRENRASIEPLMTGWGEWSGVTMQQLPADGGGFRMAPVNRKGKEVTFPYWDGATVLECFSHTGSFTLHACKYGAKKVTCLDISEHAIQSARENVRLNGFEDRVEFVVADAFEYLRSQVKGLDERRERAADDGKVDTSLPMTAGGGRTWDVVILDPPAFAKTKGAVKGACRGYKDINLHGLKLVNEGGYLVTASCSYHMKPELFLQTIQDAAVDAGKLLRLIDWRAAGKDHPQILGVNEGHYLKFAIFEVQTKTF